The following is a genomic window from Sebastes fasciatus isolate fSebFas1 chromosome 15, fSebFas1.pri, whole genome shotgun sequence.
TTAGAAAGTAACACTCTACTGATCTACACCCAATGCAATCTAATACAACAACCCTGTAATGCTTTTGTTGTTGAGAGGGATGTTGATTAGGAACTCTGTCGTTTGTGATGCTGTttgtattgcattatatttaagtatttctattgttttgtttgaactGTTTGACAGGAGGCAATCCTGATGAAGGCATTGTAGCAGGAAACATTTTGGGGAATAAACCGGGAATGTTCCTTTATTTCGCTTATTTATTTGAGTTTCTTATCTCATGTCAGAAGAAAGCGCTCCCATCACACATTTCCAAACACTGACAAATCGGAGCAAAGAAAGAATTACGTTTGAAGGTGGGAGAAACGAAGATGGGAgcgataataaataaataaaattgcttTTAATTCTGTTCTCCTTACCTTGGACTCCCTGATGCATGAGCGAACCCTcagaaaaggtaaaaaaaataagaaattctTCCCCATCAATAGTCCTGAAAGAAGGAGTAGATTGAGACTGAGCAGAAATACAGGTCCTcgagaaaaaaagatttcacGACATGAGAGAGCTTAACAAGAGCAAGGCACTGAAGATCATAAGAGAATTAAAccattaaagcatttaattgtTCCTTATTTGTAGGTCAGAAGATGTCTTGACATCCAAGCTAAAACTGGgataaattatataattatataaaatatataattctgACAACGTAATCATCACATGTAACATATCTAATAGAGACATGTTACAGtaagtaaaatatatttaagaataatctaataataataataataataataataataatattaatgataatagtaataataataataataataataataataatagtaataataatataataacaacattACTGGGGACTTTTGAAGAAGCAATTTATGCAAAATAAATTCATTTATTAAAAGATATTTAGCAAGGCACATCCTGGGCAATGACTTCTTATGTTACAACAAAAGGTgatattcaaatgttttcagtagttttatgcttttgtggttttttattttaaatttcaaTGATTTGacaaattatttaattaattaataaacgcaaaataatgaatgaaatgtgatAGTTACGATATTCCATATAAAATAAGACATATTTTAGGCTAATATATGGGAATACTGGGTATTTTAAtaatgatttatatatatatattttaagtcCTGCAGCAACTAGTTTCCGCCACCGAGAGGCAGCAGCACCGCTCTGGTTCAGTCTGACACGAACAAGAAGAAACCGGAAGTCCAGTAGTTTACAGTTTATGGTGAAGTAACAGTAGCTGTTACCTGCATCATAACTTAATGCATTGCGTGCTGCCTGCAGGTTTCtaatggaggaagaggagcagctgCGGTCCTTCATGTTCCTGATGACTTACATGCTGTTGAAGCGAAGGAGAGACTTAAACAACGCCAACATCCAGAGACGCGATGAGATCCAGAGACGCATCAGACACAGACAGTACTTCTtccagagacagaggaggatgCTCATGGTCAGTCTATCCACCCTCTGTCGGGCTCACtttatatatatcacaatataatcGCCATCATATAGCCTATAGAAATAATGCtaaataaatatcacaatataatcACTATCATATAGCCTATAGAAATAATGCCATAGCCTATATTACTCATCCTAATAACTGTGCTCCCTGCAAACCCCACAGGTACTTTTTGTAATATTTCATAGGTGCTTTATTCTGTCTGTCATTCCATTTTTTTAAGACTTTGTCCAATCAGTTTGTTCCTTCATGACTTCacatcattgttttctgttttagggTGTTTTTACAtacagtctttttttaaatgaaccatcagtaataataataatcacacaggtagagctgaaacaatcaacagaaaattcatcttcaacaattttgataagataaaataagatattcctttattaatcctgcagtggggaaatttgcagtgtacagaagcaaaggggatagtgcaaaaaacaagatgcatcagctaacacagtaaaaaaaaaagagctaaacaaagtgtacaaaatatgaaccatttaaatagaaggaagtataaaaataggagcagtatatacagtattgacaataaacagactattaacataattgcacaagtggaaaattatattgcacagtgagaatgaaatgaaattccacctgaaaatattgcacagtatgaattacgcctgagtattaataatgataatgatattgcacagtcattatacagtatagtgcagttattgtcagtttttggtgtgtaagtggtcagCTGGGAGCATTTAATTGTTTGagtaaaatgctaaatattcaCCTTTTcttgtttcccaaaatgtctggagttatatttaataattttaaatCCTATAAGTATCTTGTGTTTTTGAAATGTTGGTCTGGCAAAACAAgttatttgaagatgtcaccttgggaaatgtgtcaggattttttttttaccattttttttactatttttgaTCTTCTTCTCCCCAGATGATGATAGCAGGAGGTATACGCTCCAACGTCCGCATCCGCACGCGACCCTGGACCACCACTCAGAGCACCGATTGGTGGGAGCGCGTGGTTATGACAGAATTCCAGCCGTCTGATTGGCTGGATAAGTTCCGCATGAGCCGGGAGACGTTCTTCTACCTCTGTGACAAGCTGAGGCCCCGTCTGGCTCGCCAGGACACCAGCTTCCGCCTGGCGCTGCCGGTGGAGAAGCGCGTAGCGGTGGCTCTGTGGCGCCTGGCATCGAACATCGAATACCGCACAATCAGCACCCTGTTCGGCGTGGGGAAGTCCACCGTGTGCAGGTGTGTTAGGGACATGTGTCACGCCATCGTGGCGCTCCTCAGCTCCATCTACCTGCGGACCCCAAGTGAGCAGGAGCTGGAGGATTCAGCCCAGCTCTTCCTGTCCAATTGGGGCTTCCCTCACTGCGTCGCTGCCATAGCAACACTCCACACAGCCATCATCACCCCATCAAACAACGCGTCAGACTACGCCAACCCCGCTGGCTGGCTCTCAGTGCTGTCTCAGGTAGAGGATGCACCGCTATATGATACTGACAATACATTGCTACGCTAGTCGCCAGATTTTGACTACTTTCTGTGTCTTTGGTGTTTGAGGTGGCTGTTAGTGGCCGTGGGCAGTTCTGGGATGTATGTGCCAGTTTCCCAGGTGGGACGGACCCAGCTGACATCTTCCAGAACTCCTCGCTGTGGGCCACAGCTGCAGACGGCGGACTGTCTCCTGCCCCGCCGACTACCTTCATGGGAAAACCACTCAGGTAAAGTTTAAGTCAACAGCATGAGTCAGGATCCAATCCAGTACTAAGTAGGTCACATTTTTCAggcatttaaaggtgcagtgtgtaggatttggcaacatctagtgaagtggttgcagattgcaaccaactgagtacccctccgctcactcctctctttccaagactgcgataacgtgagccgagtgctgttcgcctcactcagaggccatccttaccataattaCCATTGTTCTATCAGGTCTTTGGATGTTTTAACTGCATACTTTTCTAAAGCAGGACGCGGCTGTTTAGAAGAGAgtgaaggctctgtgaatataacttgtgttcagtTCTTCAGCGTGCCCTTATcctgtgagattttttttaagtttatatcttaaaacaataatctaaactttaaaaataacaatttcatttagttttctgcagagaaataaatgaaatccTGAGATATAGACCAActgtgtatattttttaaaagttgtctttcaccccttaaaatcaagaaggcctggTGACCCCtcgtgaagctttggcgacccccaggttgggaacgaGTGATATATTTCATACATGCTGTCTTTTTTAGCATTATACATTTAAGGCCATTAACACACTATACAGCCTGAGTATAACCTGACTTTTTTGGGCCATGAGAATCTGCAGTGATTCGTGTAAATCGGATCAACACACATGTTATAGTGTCCAGAGGTTTATGAATCGAATCTCAGACCAGTTAATGCTTGAATATTCAATTGAATATTCACTATTATTGTGTTGTGTCTAGGTATGTGCTGCTGGGGGAGGCCTGCTACCCTCTCCAGAGCTGGCTGATGAAGGCCTATCCTGAGGAAAAGAGCCGTAGGGCCAGCCACACATCGTTGATGGAGCCACAGCGGCTCTTCAATCGGCGGCTCAGCAGAGCGCTGCGTGTGTCTGAGGAGGCACTGCTGAGGCTGAGGGCACGCTGGCAGTGTCTGAGCAAGAGGAACGACTGCGGACTGGACGTGGTGCCAACCATGATTCTGGCGTGCTGCATTCTGCACAACGTGTGCGAGTCTCACGGGGACGCCTTCAAGGCGGAGTGGCAGGTGGAGGTGGCCGCGGCAGAGAGCCCTCAGCCCAGCCACAAGCAGCTCCCCTCAACCAGCATGGACCAAAGTCATGCTGAGGAGGTCCGACACCTCTTCTGCGACTATTTTGATGagcaaaataattgaaaaatctTCCTGCACACAAAGACTGTTATTGAAGTCCTCGTAATCATTTGTACTTGtattatagggctgcaactaacggttaTTTTCATTGCCGATTAATctatcgattattttcttgattaatcgattaattgtttggtctataaaatgtccgaaaatggtgaaaaatgtccatcagtgtttcccaaggcacaagatgacgtcctcaaatgtcttgttttgtccacaactcaaagatattcagtttactgtcatagaggagtaaagaaaccagaaaatattcacattttagaagctggaatcagagaatttttactttatttcttaaaaacttactcaaaccgattatcaaaatagttggtgattaatttaatagttgacaactaatcaattcatcgttgcagctctactattACAGCATATTTTAGCCACACAGTGCAGTGGTTGTTAACATGGGTCTTTATGCTAACTGTAACCAGGCGTGTTAAAGCCTGGCGATGTTAGCATTGATATCAAACCATAGTTGAACCTAAATGAACCGGAGATGGACAAAGTAAAGCGGActaaaaataagtcaatgtaGACCTCAAATCAAGTCTCAGGTGtcctaaaatcataatatatccattgagaaaacattttctttacttTGGTACCTCCATCTGGCCAGTCTTCACATGTTTTTCCCCACAAGTAGTGGGAAGGATCTAATAACAGCAAAATTgatttttccccatttttttttcaactgtttTCTACTGTGTAATAAGCATTGCAGTCTGAAGGGGCTACTATCATGGCTAAAGACTTTTTCTATTTATCATGACAttgctttttcattttgttttgttcatttttatgtAGTGCATCATTACATAAAGACTCCAGTTTTTTTAAAGTAAGTTTATTGTATATGGTTTCATCTTATCTttgattgtttgtttgtaaCCAGTGTGTAATGTACACATTTGTTACACAGGTGtggaaaaatgtaaaagaaattgTGTGAAAGCATCACAGTCTGAAGGGGTTACTATCATGGCTATTGACTTTTTGTATTTATCATGACACTGTTAATTTTTTACGTTATGCAGTGCATCATTGCATAACGATTACAGCCTTGTTTAAAGTAAGTTTATT
Proteins encoded in this region:
- the LOC141783948 gene encoding uncharacterized protein LOC141783948, with product MEEEEQLRSFMFLMTYMLLKRRRDLNNANIQRRDEIQRRIRHRQYFFQRQRRMLMMMIAGGIRSNVRIRTRPWTTTQSTDWWERVVMTEFQPSDWLDKFRMSRETFFYLCDKLRPRLARQDTSFRLALPVEKRVAVALWRLASNIEYRTISTLFGVGKSTVCRCVRDMCHAIVALLSSIYLRTPSEQELEDSAQLFLSNWGFPHCVAAIATLHTAIITPSNNASDYANPAGWLSVLSQVAVSGRGQFWDVCASFPGGTDPADIFQNSSLWATAADGGLSPAPPTTFMGKPLRYVLLGEACYPLQSWLMKAYPEEKSRRASHTSLMEPQRLFNRRLSRALRVSEEALLRLRARWQCLSKRNDCGLDVVPTMILACCILHNVCESHGDAFKAEWQVEVAAAESPQPSHKQLPSTSMDQSHAEEVRHLFCDYFDEQNN